From one Delphinus delphis chromosome 21, mDelDel1.2, whole genome shotgun sequence genomic stretch:
- the ANKRD37 gene encoding ankyrin repeat domain-containing protein 37 isoform X2 — protein sequence MLLLDCNPEVDSLRHLLETGASVNAPPDPCEQSPVHLAAGGGLACFLLWQLQTGADLNQQDVFGEAPLHKAAKVGSMECLSLLVASDAQIDLCNKNGQTAEDLAWSCGFPECGKFLTTIKCMQTIKPSEQSNKDHCVPVLRQKRSFGSKEDTNGKRKC from the exons ATGCTGTTGCTCGATTGCAACCCCGAG GTGGATAGTCTGAGGCATCTGCTGGAGACCGGGGCCTCCGTCAACGCACCCCCGGATCCCTGCGAGCAGTCGCCTGTCCACTTGGCCGCAGGTGGCGGccttgcttgctttcttctctGGCAGCTGCAGACCGGCGCTGACCTCAACCAACAG GATGTTTTTGGAGAAGCTCCACTACACAAGGCAGCAAAAGTTGGAAGCATGGAATGCCTCAGCCTGCTTGTAGCCAGTGACGCCCAAATTGA TTTATGTAATAAGAATGGGCAAACAGCTGAAGATCTTGCTTGGTCATGTGGATTTCCAGAATGTGGCAAGTTTCTTACAACAATTAAATGTATGCAGACAATAAAACCAAGTGAACAATCCAATAAAGATCATTGTGTTCCAGTGCTCAGACAGAAACGAAGTTTTGGAagtaaagaagatacaaatgggaaaaggaagTGTTG A
- the ANKRD37 gene encoding ankyrin repeat domain-containing protein 37 isoform X1, whose product MLLLDCNPEVDSLRHLLETGASVNAPPDPCEQSPVHLAAGGGLACFLLWQLQTGADLNQQDVFGEAPLHKAAKVGSMECLSLLVASDAQIDLCNKNGQTAEDLAWSCGFPECGKFLTTIKCMQTIKPSEQSNKDHCVPVLRQKRSFGSKEDTNGKRKCW is encoded by the exons ATGCTGTTGCTCGATTGCAACCCCGAG GTGGATAGTCTGAGGCATCTGCTGGAGACCGGGGCCTCCGTCAACGCACCCCCGGATCCCTGCGAGCAGTCGCCTGTCCACTTGGCCGCAGGTGGCGGccttgcttgctttcttctctGGCAGCTGCAGACCGGCGCTGACCTCAACCAACAG GATGTTTTTGGAGAAGCTCCACTACACAAGGCAGCAAAAGTTGGAAGCATGGAATGCCTCAGCCTGCTTGTAGCCAGTGACGCCCAAATTGA TTTATGTAATAAGAATGGGCAAACAGCTGAAGATCTTGCTTGGTCATGTGGATTTCCAGAATGTGGCAAGTTTCTTACAACAATTAAATGTATGCAGACAATAAAACCAAGTGAACAATCCAATAAAGATCATTGTGTTCCAGTGCTCAGACAGAAACGAAGTTTTGGAagtaaagaagatacaaatgggaaaaggaagTGTTGGTAA